One region of Populus trichocarpa isolate Nisqually-1 chromosome 4, P.trichocarpa_v4.1, whole genome shotgun sequence genomic DNA includes:
- the LOC7470445 gene encoding early nodulin-93, with product MSKKVVAESPLQRNSLASLDQKLAMAKRCSHEGVVAGAKAAVLATIATAIPTMASARMLPWARANLNHTAQALIISTVAGAAYFIVADKTVLATARKNSFKSPSSNIEA from the exons ATGTCTAAGAAAGTTGTTGCTGAGTCTCCTCTTCAGAGAAATAGCTTAGCTTCACTTGACCAAAAGCTGGCCATGGCAAAGCGCTGCTCTCATG AAGGAGTGGTTGCAGGAGCAAAGGCAGCTGTACTTGCTACCATTGCCACTGCCATTCCAACT ATGGCTAGTGCAAGGATGCTGCCATGGGCAAGGGCCAATCTGAATCACACAGCTCAAGCTCTCATAATTTCAACTG TTGCTGGAGCAGCATATTTTATAGTTGCAGACAAGACTGTTCTTGCTACAGCAAGAAAGAACTCCTTCAAGAGTCCCAGCTCTAACATTGAGGCGTGA
- the LOC7470447 gene encoding beta-1,6-galactosyltransferase GALT29A, translating to MKRSVRPLFSILLLVVFALTLSCRILIPRGDGVGFIEFEKPKLILQKKVPVFNSTLLKYSAIDIGEEQAKHEIEELLEGNFDSRGRYRSFATWRRFNHHDVRARSSRGIPLMLRSPQFYRYWLDFRRALHDWARKKRYQPEIMDELIGLLKGPIDRHNGLVGSERRYGSCAVVGNSGILMQKEYGELIDRHEVVIRLNNARTERYERNVGAKTNISFVNSNILHLCGRRQGCFCHPYGANVPMVMYICQPAHFLDYTVCNSSHDAPLIVTDPRFDLLCARIVKYYSLKRFVEETGKSLDEWGSAHDGSMFHYSSGMQAVMLAVGICDKVSIFGFGKSALARHHYHTNQKAELKLHDYEAEYDLYHDLVNNPQAVPFITDKFKFPAAVIYQ from the coding sequence ATGAAAAGGTCAGTGCGTCCGCTTTTTAGCATTCTACTGCTCGTTGTATTTGCTCTGACTCTCAGCTGCAGGATCCTAATCCCCCGTGGTGATGGGGTTGGCTTCATTGAGTTTGAGAAACCCAAATTGATTCTACAGAAAAAAGTTCCAGTTTTTAATTCCACGTTGCTTAAATATTCAGCTATTGATATAGGAGAAGAACAAGCGAAGCATGAAATAGAAGAGTTATTAGAAGGGAACTTTGATAGTCGAGGAAGGTATAGGTCTTTTGCTACTTGGAGGAGGTTTAATCATCATGATGTTAGAGCAAGATCATCTAGGGGTATCCCATTAATGCTTAGGTCTCCTCAGTTTTATAGGTATTGGTTAGATTTTAGGAGGGCTTTGCATGATTGGGCTCGAAAGAAGAGGTATCAGCCTGAAATAATGGATGAATTGATAGGGCTTCTGAAGGGTCCTATTGATAGGCATAATGGATTGGTGGGTTCGGAAAGGCGGTATGGTTCTTGTGCTGTAGTTGGGAATAGTGGGATTTTGATGCAGAAAGAGTATGGAGAGTTGATTGATCGTCATGAGGTTGTAATCCGATTGAACAATGCGAGGACGGAGAGATATGAGAGAAATGTGGGGGCGAAAACTaatatttcttttgtaaatAGCAATATTTTGCATCTTTGTGGAAGGAGGCAAGGTTGCTTTTGTCACCCATACGGGGCTAACGTCCCTATGGTTATGTATATCTGTCAACCAGCACATTTCTTGGACTATACTGTTTGTAATTCATCTCACGATGCGCCATTGATTGTCACTGATCCGCGCTTTGACTTGTTGTGTGCGAGGATTGTGAAGTATTATTCCTTGAAACGGTTTGTGGAGGAGACAGGGAAGTCATTGGATGAATGGGGCTCTGCTCATGATGGTTCTATGTTTCATTATTCTTCTGGTATGCAAGCTGTGATGCTTGCAGTGGGGATTTGTGATAAAGTTAGTATTTTTGGGTTTGGAAAATCAGCTTTGGCTAGGCATCACTATCATACTAATCAAAAGGCTGAGCTTAAGTTACATGATTATGAGGCGGAGTATGATCTTTATCATGATTTGGTGAACAATCCACAGGCAGTACCTTTCATTACGGACAAGTTCAAGTTTCCTGCTGCTGTaatttatcaatga
- the LOC7466820 gene encoding zinc finger A20 and AN1 domain-containing stress-associated protein 3 → MAEEQHRCQEQRLCVNNCGFYGSQATENLCSKCYRDLHQSQPLNHQLLNPSSSSAASVSSFASPAVDVLKVNTNQKAPVVVVGDDKKDEVKAGEPAAGKQQQQPSRCLTCRRRVGLTGFKCRCGMVFCGTHRYPEQHDCEFDFKSLGKQQIAKANPVVKGEKLQKI, encoded by the coding sequence atggCAGAAGAACAACACAGATGCCAAGAACAACGACTCTGCGTAAACAACTGCGGCTTTTATGGGAGCCAAGCAACAGAAAATCTTTGTTCCAAGTGTTACCGTGATCTTCATCAATCACAGCCCTTGAATCATCAGCTGCTaaacccatcatcatcatcggcTGCTTCTGTTTCCTCCTTTGCATCCCCAGCCGTTGATGTTCTAAAAGTCAACACCAACCAGAAAGCTCCTGTTGTGGTGGTGGGAGATGATAAAAAAGATGAGGTAAAGGCAGGAGAGCCTGCGGCTgggaagcagcagcagcagccaagTAGGTGCTTGACTTGTAGGAGGCGCGTGGGGTTGACGGGGTTCAAGTGCAGGTGCGGTATGGTGTTTTGTGGAACACATAGGTACCCGGAACAGCATGATTGCGAATTTGATTTTAAGAGTTTAGGGAAACAACAGATTGCTAAGGCTAATCCCGTTGTTAAGGGAGAGAAACTCCAAAAAATTTAA
- the LOC7466821 gene encoding uncharacterized protein LOC7466821: MGKKEKKQKQQQKTSRRGASYYRNEEDEEDYDFNNSYSQSLASSSVSDQEPEHDDSNEEEEKEEVEEEEEDADDKTASKKDMPSKFLLYQQSVQSPKGDISYLQKFFLMYVGGRLPLHLQEDFCGTALLSTEWLRNDSRRTAVGVDLDLEALDWCIENNMDKVGADGYSRISLFHGNVLQPLEAKLVNFESQEIINNIRSKDCKDDSESNELKSAVQVGSSTSTDDMYMKRNVQLVPRDIVCAFNYSCCCLHKRAELVLYFKHVLGVLSKKGGIFVMDLYGGTSSESKLRLQRRFPNFTYIWEQAEFDIIGRKTRISLHFHLQKQQRKLRHAFSYSWRLWSLPEIKDCLEEAGFQSVHFWIRQMPDTEANRRTEGFGAGRDIKYEEVKTFEQEDAWNAYIVAVAN; this comes from the exons atgggaaagaaagaaaagaaacaaaaacaacagcaGAAGACTTCTCGAAGAGGAGCTTCTTACTATAGAAACGAGGAAGACGAAGAAGACTATGACTTCAATAACAGCTACTCTCAAAGTTtagcttcttcttctgtttctgaTCAAGAACCAGAACATGATGATTccaacgaagaagaagaaaaggaagaagtggaggaggaggaggaggatgctGATGACAAAACAGCATCAAAGAAAGACATGCCTTCGAAGTTTCTTCTTTACCAACAATCTGTGCAG TCACCCAAAGGAGACATAAGCTACTTGCAGAAGTTCTTTTTGATGTACGTGGGTGGGAGGTTGCCTCTTCATCTCCAGGAAGATTTTTGTGGCACTGCCCTTCTTAG TACAGAATGGCTTCGCAATGACTCAAGACGGACTGCTGTAGGAGTGGATTTGGATCTGGAGGCACTAGATTGGTGCATAGAAAATAACATGGATAAAGTTGGAGCTGATGGATATTCTAGAATATCCCTCTTCCATGGAAATGTCCTGCAGCCTCTTGAGGCCAAATTAGTCAATTTTGAATCTCaagaaatcatcaataacatTAGATCCAAGGATTGCAAAGATGACAGTGAAAGCAATGAACTAAAATCTGCTGTCCAGGTGGGCTCCTCTACTTCTACAGATGATATGTACATGAAGAGAAACGTCCAGCTAGTTCCAAGAGATATTGTGTGTGCTTTTAACTACAGTTGCTGTTGTCTCCATAAACGAGCAGAACTTGTTTTGTATTTCAAGCATGTTCTTGGTGTCTTGTCCAAAAAGGGTGGTATATTTGTAATGGATTTATATGGCGGTACGTCATCAGAGAGCAAGCTAAGGCTTCAGAGAAGATTTCCAAATTTTACG TATATTTGGGAGCAAGCTGAATTTGATATCATTGGGCGCAAAACAAGGATTAGCCTCCACTTTCATCTCCAGAAGCAGCAGAGAAAACTTCGCCATGCATTTTCGTACAGTTGGAGGct ATGGTCATTGCCAGAGATCAAGGACTGCTTGGAAGAGGCTGGATTTCAATCTGTCCATTTTTGGATTCGGCAGATGCCAGACACTGAAGCAAACAGGAGAACAGAAGGGTTTGGTGCTGGACGAGACATAAAGTATGAGGAGGTCAAGACTTTTGAACAAGAAGATGCTTGGAATGCTTATATAGTAGCTGTTGCAAACTAA
- the LOC7466822 gene encoding protein SUPPRESSOR OF K(+) TRANSPORT GROWTH DEFECT 1 isoform X3 encodes MYSNFKEQAIEYVKQAVQEDNAGNYSKAFPLYTNALEYFRTHLKYEKNPKIREAITQKFNEYLRRAEEIKTVLDEGGPGPNSNGDAAVATRPKTKPKDGEDGDDPEKDKLRAGLNSAIVREKPNVKWNDVAGLESAKQALQEAVILPVKFPQFFTGKRRPWRAFLLYGPPGTGKSYLAKAVATEADSTFFRL; translated from the exons ATGTACAGCAATTTCAAAGAACAAGCAATAGAGTACGTGAAACAAGCGGTACAGGAAGACAATGCGGGGAATTACTCAAAGGCGTTTCCTTTATACACGAACGCGCTTGAATACTTCAGGACCCACTTGAAATACGAGAAGAACCCTAAAATTCGTGAAGCTATCACTCAGAAATTCAACGAGTATCTTCGCCGGGCCGAGGAGATCAAGACTGTTCTTGATGAAGGAGGTCCCGGGCCTAATTCTAATGGGGATGCTGCAGTTGCGACGAGGCCGAAGACTAAGCCGAAAGATGGTGAGGATGGGGATGATCCGGAGAAGGATAAGTTGAGAGCTGGATTGAATTCGGCGATTGTGAGAGAAAAGCCTAATGTGAAGTGGAATGATGTGGCTGGTCTTGAGAGTGCTAAGCAGGCTTTGCAAGAAGCTGTTATTTTGCCCGTGAAGTTCCCTCAGTTTTTTACag GTAAGAGACGGCCTTGGAGGGCTTTTCTTTTGTATGGGCCACCTGGAACTGGAAAGTCATACTTGGCCAAGGCTGTTGCAACTGAAGCAGACTCCACTTTTTTcag ACTGTAA
- the LOC7466822 gene encoding protein SUPPRESSOR OF K(+) TRANSPORT GROWTH DEFECT 1 isoform X2 has translation MYSNFKEQAIEYVKQAVQEDNAGNYSKAFPLYTNALEYFRTHLKYEKNPKIREAITQKFNEYLRRAEEIKTVLDEGGPGPNSNGDAAVATRPKTKPKDGEDGDDPEKDKLRAGLNSAIVREKPNVKWNDVAGLESAKQALQEAVILPVKFPQFFTGKRRPWRAFLLYGPPGTGKSYLAKAVATEADSTFFSISSSDLVSKWMGESEKLVSNLFQMARESAPSIIFVDEIDSLCGQRGEGNESEASRRIKTELLVQMQGVGNNDQKVLVLAATNTPYALDQAIRRRFDKRIYIPLPDMKARQHMFKVHLGDTPHNLNESDFESLGRRTEGFSGSDISVCVKDVLFEPVRKTQDAMFFINNPDDMWVPCGPKQPGAVQISMQELAAKGLAKKVELQDTWSHASV, from the exons ATGTACAGCAATTTCAAAGAACAAGCAATAGAGTACGTGAAACAAGCGGTACAGGAAGACAATGCGGGGAATTACTCAAAGGCGTTTCCTTTATACACGAACGCGCTTGAATACTTCAGGACCCACTTGAAATACGAGAAGAACCCTAAAATTCGTGAAGCTATCACTCAGAAATTCAACGAGTATCTTCGCCGGGCCGAGGAGATCAAGACTGTTCTTGATGAAGGAGGTCCCGGGCCTAATTCTAATGGGGATGCTGCAGTTGCGACGAGGCCGAAGACTAAGCCGAAAGATGGTGAGGATGGGGATGATCCGGAGAAGGATAAGTTGAGAGCTGGATTGAATTCGGCGATTGTGAGAGAAAAGCCTAATGTGAAGTGGAATGATGTGGCTGGTCTTGAGAGTGCTAAGCAGGCTTTGCAAGAAGCTGTTATTTTGCCCGTGAAGTTCCCTCAGTTTTTTACag GTAAGAGACGGCCTTGGAGGGCTTTTCTTTTGTATGGGCCACCTGGAACTGGAAAGTCATACTTGGCCAAGGCTGTTGCAACTGAAGCAGACTCCACTTTTTTcag CATTTCTTCCTCAGATCTGGTTTCAAAGTGGATGGGTGAGAGTGAAAAGCTTGTCTCAAACCTTTTCCAAATGGCCCGTGAAAGTGCTCCTTCAATCATTTTCGTTGATGAAATAGATTCCTTGTGTGGCCAACGTGGAGAGGGCAATGAGAGTGAAGCTTCAAGACGTATAAAGACTGAACTTCTTGTGCAGATGCAG GGTGTAGGGAACAACGATCAGAAGGTTCTTGTTCTTGCAGCAACAAATACTCCATATGCTCTAGATCAG GCCATCCGGAGACGTTTTGATAAGCGCATATATATCCCACTACCTGATATGAAGGCTCGGCAGCATATGTTCAAG GTGCATCTAGGGGATACTCCTCACAACTTGAATGAAAGTGATTTTGAAAGTTTGGGTCGAAGGACAGAGGGTTTTTCAGGTTCAGATATTTCTGTTTGT GTCAAAGATGTCCTCTTTGAACCAGTTCGTAAAACCCAAGATGCTATGTTTTTCATAAACAATCCTGATGATATGTGGGTGCCTTGTGGACCGAAGCAACCTGGTGCTGTCCAAATCTCGATGCAGGAGCTTGCAGCAAAAGGACTTGCAAAAAAG GTCGAATTGCAGGATACTTGGAGCCATGCTTCcgtgtaa
- the LOC7466822 gene encoding protein SUPPRESSOR OF K(+) TRANSPORT GROWTH DEFECT 1 isoform X1, with amino-acid sequence MYSNFKEQAIEYVKQAVQEDNAGNYSKAFPLYTNALEYFRTHLKYEKNPKIREAITQKFNEYLRRAEEIKTVLDEGGPGPNSNGDAAVATRPKTKPKDGEDGDDPEKDKLRAGLNSAIVREKPNVKWNDVAGLESAKQALQEAVILPVKFPQFFTGKRRPWRAFLLYGPPGTGKSYLAKAVATEADSTFFSISSSDLVSKWMGESEKLVSNLFQMARESAPSIIFVDEIDSLCGQRGEGNESEASRRIKTELLVQMQGVGNNDQKVLVLAATNTPYALDQAIRRRFDKRIYIPLPDMKARQHMFKVHLGDTPHNLNESDFESLGRRTEGFSGSDISVCVKDVLFEPVRKTQDAMFFINNPDDMWVPCGPKQPGAVQISMQELAAKGLAKKLLPPPIMKTDFDKVLARQRPTVSKADLGVHERFTKEFGEEG; translated from the exons ATGTACAGCAATTTCAAAGAACAAGCAATAGAGTACGTGAAACAAGCGGTACAGGAAGACAATGCGGGGAATTACTCAAAGGCGTTTCCTTTATACACGAACGCGCTTGAATACTTCAGGACCCACTTGAAATACGAGAAGAACCCTAAAATTCGTGAAGCTATCACTCAGAAATTCAACGAGTATCTTCGCCGGGCCGAGGAGATCAAGACTGTTCTTGATGAAGGAGGTCCCGGGCCTAATTCTAATGGGGATGCTGCAGTTGCGACGAGGCCGAAGACTAAGCCGAAAGATGGTGAGGATGGGGATGATCCGGAGAAGGATAAGTTGAGAGCTGGATTGAATTCGGCGATTGTGAGAGAAAAGCCTAATGTGAAGTGGAATGATGTGGCTGGTCTTGAGAGTGCTAAGCAGGCTTTGCAAGAAGCTGTTATTTTGCCCGTGAAGTTCCCTCAGTTTTTTACag GTAAGAGACGGCCTTGGAGGGCTTTTCTTTTGTATGGGCCACCTGGAACTGGAAAGTCATACTTGGCCAAGGCTGTTGCAACTGAAGCAGACTCCACTTTTTTcag CATTTCTTCCTCAGATCTGGTTTCAAAGTGGATGGGTGAGAGTGAAAAGCTTGTCTCAAACCTTTTCCAAATGGCCCGTGAAAGTGCTCCTTCAATCATTTTCGTTGATGAAATAGATTCCTTGTGTGGCCAACGTGGAGAGGGCAATGAGAGTGAAGCTTCAAGACGTATAAAGACTGAACTTCTTGTGCAGATGCAG GGTGTAGGGAACAACGATCAGAAGGTTCTTGTTCTTGCAGCAACAAATACTCCATATGCTCTAGATCAG GCCATCCGGAGACGTTTTGATAAGCGCATATATATCCCACTACCTGATATGAAGGCTCGGCAGCATATGTTCAAG GTGCATCTAGGGGATACTCCTCACAACTTGAATGAAAGTGATTTTGAAAGTTTGGGTCGAAGGACAGAGGGTTTTTCAGGTTCAGATATTTCTGTTTGT GTCAAAGATGTCCTCTTTGAACCAGTTCGTAAAACCCAAGATGCTATGTTTTTCATAAACAATCCTGATGATATGTGGGTGCCTTGTGGACCGAAGCAACCTGGTGCTGTCCAAATCTCGATGCAGGAGCTTGCAGCAAAAGGACTTGCAAAAAAG CTCCTTCCACCCCCCATAATGAAAACAGATTTTGACAAGGTCCTAGCAAGACAAAGGCCAACAGTGAGCAAAGCTGATCTAGGCGTCCATGAAAGATTCACAAAGGAGTTTGGGGAGGAAGGTTAA